From a single Brassica rapa cultivar Chiifu-401-42 chromosome A01, CAAS_Brap_v3.01, whole genome shotgun sequence genomic region:
- the LOC117126712 gene encoding uncharacterized protein LOC117126712 yields the protein MDVDYRVGTEQMVNDHFRGEDLPNAEAMRFYDMLDAGKQLLYEGCRDGHSALSSATRLMGIKTDYNLAEDCVDAIADFVKGILPENNVAPGSYYEVQKLVAGLGLLYQVIDVCSDNCMIYWRADEQRVACKFCGKTRYKDTSGRVPVPFKRMWYLPLTERLQRLYQSERTAQPMRWHAEHSTNGKIRHPSDAKAWKHFQSTYPDFAFEKRNVYLGLCTDGFSPFGKSGRQYSLWPVILTPYNLPPNLCLRREFLFLSILEIPTT from the exons ATGGATGTAGATTAtcgtgtaggtactgagcagatggtaaatgatcattttagaggggaagatttacccaatgcagAAGCTatgagattttatgatatgttggatgctggaaagcaactcttgtacgaaggttgcagagatggtcattcagctttatcatctgcaaCAAGACTGATGggcattaaaacagattataatttggctgaagactgtgtggatgcgattgctgattttgtaaaaggtattctacctgaGAATAATGTAGCCCCTggttcatactacgaggttcagaaactggtagctggtcttggtttattgtatcaggtaatagatgtatgcagcgataactgcatgatttattggagggcggatgaacagcgggttgcatgcaaattttgtggaaagactcgttataaagatacaagtggaagagttccagtgccatttaaaaggatgtggtatttgcctttgacggaaaggttgcagaggttgtatcagtctgaacgcacagcgcaaccaatgagatggcatgcagaGCATTCAACAAATGGTAAGattagacatccttcagatgcaaaagcgtggaagcatttccaatcaacatatcccgactttgcgtttGAGaaaagaaatgtctaccttggattatgtactgatggtttcagcccatttggcaagagtggaagacaatattctctatggccagtcattcttacaccatacaacttACCGCCAAACTTGTgtttgcgacgagagtttttgtttctctccattctc gagattccTACCACctga
- the LOC117128530 gene encoding uncharacterized protein LOC117128530: MSSGAYYRSWMDKPHLDPNTNLLTEEYVQGIGEFMRLVQQQPDAKSGMLRCPCSTCNNNKVIKEFDVWTHLYMKGFSRNYKVWYLHGETGYEYGSTSEPQPVSELQPDIRLEEPRTDIDYGVGTEQMVHDHYRGEEPNPESRRFFDMLDAGKQPLYQNCRDGHSVLSSATRLMGIKTDYNLAEECMDAITDFVKGILPEDNLAPGSYYEVQKLVAGLQLPYEVIDVCIDNCMIYWRADETRNVCKFCGKPRYQETRGRVPIPFKRMWYLPLTERLKRLYQCERTAKAMRWHAEHSTNGEIRHPSDAKAWKHFQSTYPEFAEERRNVYLGLSTDGFSPFGKHGRQYSLWPVIVTPYNLPPSLCMRREFLFLSILVPGPDHPKRSLDVFLQPLIYELQQLWAHGFETYDVSCKENFQMRAVLMWTISDFPAYGMLSGWTTHGRLSCPYCQDDTDAFQLKNGRKTCWFDCHRRFLPPDHPYRRSKTSFTKNKQVFDGPPEEVSGENLLKQFRDFDAERTPDVGGHENIRVSAVGELHNWHKKSIFWDLPYWKTHLLRHNLDVMHIEKNFFDNLMNTVLNIQGKTKDNLKSRLDLVDICDRSELHVDENGTAPFPIYRLDGARKEEFFDWITDKVKFPDGYASNLGNCVDRSEGKFSGLKSHDCHVIMQRLLPFAFSALLPRNVHEAIAGISVFFRDLCSRVVTEEGINNLKTNAPVSMCNLEKIFPPSFFDVMEHLAIHLARELELGGPVQYRWMYIFERYMHHLKKMVKNQSRVEGSIVAQVINEETAIFAENYFPPEVHTKHRRPARHDDRGERATYHVTVPSMFKEIGRLSGKFTKRRLTDTEHAHLQTYLLTNCEDVLQYESVYMAELRMTHRHATEDELQQLRDNGFAVWLRSYVNDGLARGFVFDDWIREFVQGPNYVVKSYPKFCTRGYAFTRKGHSKTTYDAGVSSSSGDDVYYGNIKEILEIQFPGMVGLRCVVFYCDWYDTTPDRGVKIDAFGVTSVHSRRKLQYYDPFILGSQADQVCYISYPRVTYRDDPWVTVTQINPRGRVDGTSDDDEPLQPESTSNAQAVEDLANVELVEDLTEFGLDAVVHSEPEAEVGEFDEDSEDSD; encoded by the exons ATGTCTTCAGGAGCTTATTATCGTTCGTGGATGGAtaaacctcatttggatcccaaCACTaatttgcttacggaagaatacgttCAAGGAATTGGAGAATTCATGAGGCTTGTTCAACAGCAACCGGATGCAAAAagtggtatgttaagatgtccctgCTCTACTTGCAATAATAATaaggttataaaagaatttgatgtttggactcatttgtATATGAAAGGGTTTTCACGTAATTATAAAGTTTGGTACCTTCATGGGGAAACTGGTTATGaatatggtagtactagcgaacctcagcctgtTAGTGAACTTCAGCCTGATATTAGGTTAGAAGAACCTAGAACGGATATAGAttatggtgtaggtactgagcagatggtacatGATCATTATAGAGGGGAAGAACCAAATCCCGAATCTAGGAGATTTTTTGATATGTTAGATGCAGGAAAACAACCTTTGTATCAAAATtgtagagatggtcattcagtcTTATCATCTGCAACTAGATTAATGGGTATTAAGACAgactataatttggctgaagaatgCATGGATGCGATTACTGATTTTGTCAAAGGTATTCTACCTGAGGATAACCTTGCACCGggttcatactacgaggttcagaaacttgtAGCCGGTCTTCAACTACCGTACGAAGTGATAGATGTATGTattgacaactgcatgatctactggaGAGCGGATGAGACACGAAAtgtatgcaaattttgtgggaaaccTCGTTATCAGGAGACGAGGGGAAGAGTTCCGATCCCGTTCAAaagaatgtggtatttgcctttgacggaaagattGAAGAGGTTGTATCAGTGTGAGCGCACAGCAAaagcaatgagatggcatgcagaGCATTCCACAAATGGTGAGattagacatccttcagatgcgaAGGCTTGGAAACATTTCCAGTCAACATATCCAGAATTTGCggaagagagaagaaatgtttatcttggattatctactgatggtttcagcccgtttggaaagcatggaagacagtattctctatggccagttaTCGTGACCCCGTACAACTTACCGCCGAGCTTGTgcatgcgacgagagtttttgtttctctcaatTCTCGTCCCCGGTCCAGATCATCCTAAAAGATCACTAGATGTGTTTCTTCAACCActgatatatgagttgcaacaactatgggcgcATGGTTTTgagacatacgatgtttcgtgcaaagaaaactttcagatgcgggcagtacttatgtggacaataagtgactttccagcatatggtatgttatctggatggacaacacatgggaggctatcatgtccatattgtcaagatgacaccgatgctttccaactaaagaacggaaggaaaacgtgttggtttgactgtcacagacgATTTCTTCCACCTGATCATCCATACCGCAGGAGTAAGACttcgtttacgaagaacaagcagGTGTTTGATGGTCCACCTGAGGAAGTTAGTGGGGAAAATTTGTTGAAGCAGTTTAGGGATTTTgatgcagaaaggacgccagatgTAGGTGGACATGAAAACATTCGAGTCAGTGCGGTTGGAGagctacataactggcacaaaaagagTATTTTCTGGGATCTGCCATATTGGAAGACTCATCTATTgcggcataatttagatgtcatgcatattgagaagaacttctTCGACAATCTGATGAACACAGTCCTTAACATCCAAGGTAAAAcgaaggataatttgaagtcaaggttggatttagtcgatatctGTGATCGTTCTGAACTTCACGTTGATGAGAACGGTACGGCCCCTTTTCCCATTTATCGGCTGGATGGTGCTAGAAAAGAagagttctttgattggattacaGATAAAGTGAAATTTCCTGACGGATATGCATCAAATTTGGGGAACTGCGTTGATAGAAGCGAAGGAAAGTTTAGTGGcttgaagagtcatgattgtcatgtaatTATGCAGCGCCTCCTCCCGTTTGCTTTTTCAGCATTATTGCCAcgtaatgttcatgaagcaattgcagggataagtgttTTCTTCCGCGACTTATGCAGCAGAGTAGTGACTGAAGAGGGTATTAATAATTTGAAGACAAACGCACCAGTCAGCatgtgcaaccttgagaagatatttcctccatcATTCTTTGATGTAATGGAACATCTTGCTATTCATCTCgcaagagaattggaacttggtggtcctgtgcagtacaGATGGATGTATATTTTTGAGCGTTATATGCATCATCTGAAGAAGATGGTCAAAAATCAAAGCAGGGTGGAAGGATCTATAGTGGCACAggtgatcaatgaagaaactgcaATCTTTGCTGAAAATTATTTTCCACCAGAAGTGCATACAAAACAccgaagacctgctcggcatgatgacaGAGGGGAGAGAGCAACATATCATGTTACTGTCCCAAGCATGTTCAAGGAAAtaggacgacttagcggaaaattCACGAAGCGCAGACTTACGGACACTGAGCACgctcatttgcaaacatatttgctCACCAACTGTGAAGATGTTCTACAATATGAgag tgTATATATGGCGGAGTTGCGTATGACTCACAGGCATGCAACAGAAGATGAGCTTCAACAACTTAGAGATAACGGATTTGCTGTGTGGCTTCGTAGTTAT gtgaatgatggtttggccagaggtttTGTGTTCGATGATTGGATACGCGAATTTGTGCAGGGACCAAACTATGTGGTCAaatcatatccaaaattttgtacgcgaggatatgcattcacaaggAAAGGTCATTCTAAGACAACATATGATGCTggtgtttcatcttcttccgGTGACGATGTCTACTACGGCAACATAAAAGAAATATTGGAAATCCAATTTCCTGGAATGGTTGGATTGCGTTGTGTAGTATTCTATTGTGATTGGTATGACACCACCCCAGATAGAGGAGTGAAGATTGATGcgtttggtgttacatcagttcATTCGCGGCGGAAACTTCAATACTATGATCCCTTCATTCTTGGTTCGCAAGCTGATCAG GTATGTTACATCAGTTACCCTCGGGTGACgtacagagatgatccatgggtcaCTGTAACGCAAATCAACCCAAGAGGACGAGTGGATGGAacttctgatgatgatgaaccaTTGCAACCAGAGTCTACCAGCAACGCCCAGGCAGTTGAAGATTTGGCAAATGTTGAACTCGTTGAGGATTTGACTGAGTTTGGACTTGATGCTGTTGTACATTCGGAACCAGAAGCTGAGGTTGGGGAGTTTGATGAAGATTCAGAAGATtcggattag